The Alkalihalobacillus sp. TS-13 genomic interval AGCCAATGGATGAGTTCCATCGCATGCTGTTCCATTTACATCCCCCCCATAATCAATTTATGTGAGAGTAAATGTCATTAGACCTTTACCATTCGCGGACAAGTAGATGTAAAGAGCGATCTGCAGAACTATCAAAACCGGTATCCCAATACGAAAGGACGTGTGTTTCGTCTTATGTCGGAACAACTGCATGCCTGCAAAAATGCCAACTGCACCACCTATGAGAGATACAATCCATAAATGAGCCTCAGAGACTCTCCATTGGTGTCGTTTAGCTTTTTGTTTATCGATAAACATGATGATGAGACCGTAGAGATTGATTAATAGTAATAAGGAGATGATCATCGTTTTCGTTTCCTTTTCTTTTCATTGGACTTTTTCGTTAGTGGAATGGCACTTTCAGGCTGCTTCCGGATCCACTTTACGTATTTGTGTATCTTTTCATTGCTGCGAAGAGATTTCAAATCAGGATAATGAGTAGCAAGTTCTTCATTTGTAAAAAGGGCGTGAACCTGTTTATGGCATGGAATGCATAGATTAGCTGTTTCACCGAATGTACCTTGGTACTCACGGGGCGCAGATG includes:
- a CDS encoding DUF1294 domain-containing protein produces the protein MIISLLLLINLYGLIIMFIDKQKAKRHQWRVSEAHLWIVSLIGGAVGIFAGMQLFRHKTKHTSFRIGIPVLIVLQIALYIYLSANGKGLMTFTLT